A part of Drosophila bipectinata strain 14024-0381.07 chromosome 3L, DbipHiC1v2, whole genome shotgun sequence genomic DNA contains:
- the ND-13B gene encoding NADH dehydrogenase [ubiquinone] 1 alpha subcomplex subunit 5, with the protein MAKIIKASTGLTGLAVSTNPHHTLSALYCKILRAVAKMPQESSYRKYTEQLVNDRANALTNNKSIPDLERAVGCGQVEELIVQAENELVLARKMLGWKPWEKLVQQAPPKQWDWPPAQIMEPKV; encoded by the exons ATGGCCAAGATTATCAAGGCG TCCACTGGATTGACCGGCCTGGCCGTGTCTACCAATCCTCACCACACTCTCTCGGCTCTGTACTGCAAGATCCTGCGGGCAGTGGCCAAGATGCCGCAGGAATCCAGCTACAGGAAGTACACGGAGCAACTAGTCAACGATCGCGCCAATGCCTTGACTAAC AACAAGAGCATCCCTGATCTGGAGCGGGCTGTTGGCTGTGGTCAGGTGGAGGAGCTGATCGTCCAGGCCGAAAACGAACTGGTGCTGGCCCGCAAAATGCTCGGCTGGAAGCCCTGGGAGAAGTTGGTCCAACAGGCGCCGCCCAAGCAGTGGGACTGGCCCCCAGCCCAGATCATGGAGCCGAAAGTCTAG
- the Adi1 gene encoding acireductone dioxygenase yields MVKIWFMDNEETDQRLEHHRNPPQYLELADLYRKTGVEYFKINADDYQNDKILSELRAKRGYTYDDEITCSEKCLPDYANKLKAFFTEHLHTDEEIRLILEGTGYFDVRDDEENWLRIEVVKGDLIIIPAGIYHRFSLDMNNFIRTRRYFVGEPVWTAHNRPADEMDCRKSYVKHQAENFVQFNKA; encoded by the exons ATGGTGAAAATATGGTTTATGGACAATGAAGAGACCGACCAGCGTCTGGAGCACCACCGCAATCCCCCACAGTACCTGGAGCTGGCCGATCTCTACCGGAAAACCGGCGTGGAATACTTCAAA ATCAATGCGGACGACTACCAAAATGATAAGATTCTTTCGGAGCTGCGAGCCAAACGGGGTTATACCTACGATGATGAG ATTACTTGCTCGGAAAAGTGCCTGCCGGACTATGCCAATAAGCTGAAGGCATTTTTCACCGAACACCTGCACACCGATGAGGAAATTCGACTCATCTTGGAAGGAACCGGATACTTTGATGTGCGCGA TGACGAAGAAAACTGGCTGCGTATCGAGGTGGTCAAAGGAGACTTGATTATCATTCCTGCTGGTATTTACCATCGTTTCAGCCTGGACATGAAc aaCTTTATCCGCACTCGTCGCTACTTCGTTGGGGAGCCTGTCTGGACCGCCCACAATCGTCCTGCCGATGAAATGGATTGCCGCAAATCCTATGTCAAACATCAGGCTGAAAACTTTGTGCAATTTAACAAggcttaa
- the LOC108119147 gene encoding guanylate kinase, with protein sequence MISFLYIVNRALSSTSIGSSPGITQSLLTSKMSAPGPRPLVLCGPSGSGKSTLLKRLFAEFPNTFGFSISHTTRKPREGEEHGVHYYFVERPEMEAAIAGDEFIETAEFTGNLYGTSKAAVREIQAKGRVCILDIEQKGVEQIRRTDLNPILIFNNPPTIKELERRLRLRGSETEETLNKRLNAAQVEIDYGLTPGNFHKIINNVDIDVAYQEFRDFVVQELKKQESAGVTIALD encoded by the coding sequence ATGATAAGCTTTTTGTACATTGTAAACCGCGCGCTCAGCAGCACGAGCATCGGCTCCAGTCCCGGTATAACACAATCCCTTCTGACCAGCAAGATGAGCGCCCCAGGACCACGCCCACTCGTCCTTTGCGGACCGTCCGGTTCCGGGAAGAGCACGCTCCTGAAACGCCTGTTCGCCGAGTTCCCCAACACGTTTGGTTTTAGCATTTCGCACACGACCCGAAAACCACGCGAGGGCGAGGAGCACGGTGTCCACTACTACTTCGTGGAGCGGCCGGAAATGGAGGCAGCCATCGCTGGAGATGAGTTCATTGAGACGGCAGAGTTTACGGGCAATCTGTACGGCACCAGCAAGGCAGCCGTGCGAGAAATCCAGGCCAAGGGCAGGGTCTGCATTCTCGACATCGAACAGAAGGGTGTGGAACAGATCCGCCGCACCGACCTCAACCCCATTCTGATCTTCAATAATCCGCCCACCATCAAGGAGCTGGAGCGACGGCTGCGACTTCGTGGCTCCGAAACCGAGGAGACTCTGAACAAGCGCCTGAACGCCGCTCAGGTGGAGATCGATTATGGACTAACGCCCGGTAACTTCCACAAGATCATCAACAATGTGGACATAGATGTGGCCTACCAGGAGTTCCGTGACTTTGTGGTCCAGGAGCTGAAGAAGCAGGAAAGTGCGGGAGTGACAATCGCACTGGATTAG
- the simj gene encoding transcription factor dcp-66 isoform X2, with protein sequence MAKMEVDDVVDLSLSSGRDPALTITPAPTPSPAALSNRDLRALTANNAGLTITPAPSGAPTNNGTTSNNSNSTTSSSTTTTNNNNNSSSNSSSSNTNSNNASESAPGGGGGGSGGGSASGGGDENKVQRRVLRPRTEPKSYAEAPDIVLLPARTNGRQQNGNIDSETDDEEMPPYVPIKELSHAELKEREKSLRKLRQDLRNEETKLMLLKKLKQSQQVMKENLVVTPTSVSPNNPLAAIPAALTSKGSLSVTPTSAVPLPAHTKGSRSSLGSGGAAVSISATNSRTGSSSSTAAAASAIAAAAAALSGQQRGSNSILQPPPRNSLPAGATLAAGTTITPATSASHRSSALPPRTNLPNLTITPSVTITPTSAPPSSLKARNVPGTISNSVSITPAPPLSQTHQNHLNDLKNDRSTPREDAQTPAQRQAAAKMALRKQLEKTLLQIPPPKPPPPEMHFIPNPSNTDFVYLLGLETVVDYLTVNKKANNVAAPFRCAQCKIDFTPVWKWEKQTNKDPKVICEQCVTSNVKKALKAEHTNRLKQAFVKALQQEQEIEQRLASQSSPSPVDNHGSSNNSLSVSAVTSNNSSSSSSAHLQREREQLQASHASAAAALVNLPPSVTVIPTKCQTPTPAPPRPTPPPPQSQPTPPPSSTPRSSRAAATAAAAAIAAQQAGILSPGPTAAHHHEAATSSRSSRNDRHDHHHQSQQQQQRDQREREQQRDQQAQQQQQQAQSYDKYSAATLAAAAHLSALGGMGGLNLNSLASLGNLGNLGNLSQLGNLAALGGLGNFGGGSSASNNPAAALGNSSPAATAAAMQAFQQQLFRALGQGLGANPQHMMQFAPLLYSYQVAMAQAAQVAAFNNNNKKSSSSSGSGKNSSSANSMAEVQRAAELQRQYLLEMIPPQQQSGASGSRQNNWKA encoded by the exons atggccaaaatggaGGTCGACGACGTGGTCGACTTGAGCCTGAGCTCGGGCCGTGACCCGGCGTTGACCATAACGCCGGCACCGACTCCCTCACCGGCGGCGCTCAGCAATCGGGACTTGCGAGCCTTAACGGCCAACAATGCCGGTTTAACCATAACACCGGCACCCTCGGGTGCTCCCACAAATAATGGAACCACTAGCAACAATAGTAATAGTACCACCAGCAgtagcaccaccaccaccaacaacaacaacaacagctccAGCAATTCATCCAGCAGCAATACAAATAGCAACAATGCCAGTGAAAGTGCACCAGGagggggaggaggaggatctGGTGGTGGTAGTGCCAGTGGTGGCGGGGATGAGAACAAGGTGCAGAGGCGAGTCCTGAGGCCCAGAACCGAACCCAAGTCCTATGCCGAGGCACCGGATATTGTCCTGCTGCCGGCGAGAACCAATGGACGGCAGCAGAACGGGAACATTGACTCGGAGACAGATGACGAGGAGATGCCGCCGTATGTGCCCATCAAGGAGCTGAGCCACGCGGAGCTGAAGGAGCGGGAGAAGAGCCTGCGCAAGTTGCGGCAGGATCTGCGCAACGAGGAGACCAAGCTGATGCTGCTGAAGAAGCTCAAGCAGTCGCAGCAGGTGATGAAGGAGAATCTGGTGGTCACACCGACCAGTGTCTCGCCCAACAACCCGCTGGCCGCCATACCCGCCGCCCTCACCTCCAAGGGTTCGCTCAGTGTGACGCCGACGTCGGCGGTGCCACTGCCGGCCCACACCAAGGGCAGTCGAAGTAGCCTCGGTAGTGGAGGAGCTGCTGTGAGCATCAG CGCCACCAATAGTCGAACGGGCAGCTCGAGCTCCACGGCGGCAGCTGCCTCGGCCATTGCTGCGGCAGCGGCGGCTTTGAGCGGCCAGCAACGTGGCAGCAACTCCATCCTGCAGCCACCGCCGCGCAACTCGCTGCCAGCGGGTGCCACATTGGCTGCCGGCACTACCATTACGCCCGCCACCTCTGCCTCGCATCGGTCGAGCGCTTTGCCGCCACGGACCAACCTGCCGAATCTCACCATCACACCGTCGGTGACCATCACGCCCACCTCGGCGCCGCCCTCCAGTCTGAAAGCACGCAAT GTACCTGGGACCATTAGCAATTCCGTATCCATCACACCGGCCCCGCCACTGTCCCAAACGCATCAGAATCATCTAAACGATCTTAAG AATGATCGATCCACGCCAAGAGAAGATGCCCAGACACCTGCCCAGAGACAGGCGGCAGCTAAGATGGCACTCCGCAAGCAGCTGGAAAAGACGCTACTCCAG ATCCCCCCACCAAAGCCACCACCGCCAGAGATGCACTTTATACCCAATCCCAGCAACACGGACTTTGTCTACTTGTTGGGTCTGGAGACCGTGGTGGACTATCTGACGGTCAACAAAAAGGCCAACAATGTGGCGGCTCCATTTAGATGTGCCCAGTGCAAGATTGACTTTACACCAGTTTGGAAATGGGAGAAGCAGA CCAACAAGGATCCCAAGGTGATCTGCGAGCAGTGCGTCACCTCGAATGTGAAGAAGGCTTTGAAGGCGGAGCACACCAATCGACTGAAACAGGCGTTTGTGAAGGCCctgcagcaggagcaggagatTGAGCAGCGACTGGCCAGCCAGAGTAGTCCTTCGCCAGTGGATAACCATGGTTCGAGCAACAACTCGCTATCGGTATCCGCTGTGACCAGCAACAActcctcgtcgtcgtcatcgGCGCACTTGCAACGGGAACGGGAACAGCTGCAGGCTAGCCACGCTTCGGCGGCGGCCGCTCTGGTCAACCTGCCGCCTTCGGTGACGGTGATACCCACCAAATGCCAGACGCCAACGCCAGCCCCGCCGCGTCCCACACCACCGCCGCCCCAAAGTCAGCCCACACCGCCGCCATCGAGTACGCCGCGATCGTCACGGGCGGCggccactgctgctgctgccgctatTGCCGCCCAGCAGGCGGGCATCTTGAGTCCTGGACCGACAGCGGCGCATCATCACGAAGCTGCCACATCGTCGAGATCCTCCCGCAACGATCGTCACGATCATCATCACCaatcccagcagcagcagcagcgggaTCAGCGGGAACGGGAGCAGCAACGTGACCAGCAggcgcaacagcagcagcaacaggccCAGAGCTATGACAAGTACTCGGCGGCCACGCTGGCGGCGGCTGCTCATCTGAGTGCCCTGGGCGGCATGGGTGGCCTGAACCTCAATAGCCTGGCCAGTCTGGGCAATCTCGGTAATCTGGGCAACCTCAGCCAGCTGGGTAATCTGGCTGCCCTCGGCGGTTTGGGTAACTTTGGTGGGGGGTCGTCGGCTTCCAATAATCCTGCAGCGGCATTGGGCAACTCCTCGCCAGCTGCCACGGCGGCGGCTATGCAGGCCTTCCAGCAACAGCTCTTCCGAG CACTAGGACAAGGTCTGGGAGCCAATCCCCAGCACATGATGCAGTTTGCCCCACTTTTGTACTCGTATCAGGTGGCCATGGCGCAGGCGGCACAAGTGGCAG CCtttaataacaacaacaagaagagcAGTTCATCCTCGGGATCGGGCAAGAACTCGAGCAGCGCCAACAGCATGGCGGAAGTGCAACGTGCGGCGGAGCTGCAGCGCCAGTATTTGCTGGAAATGATACCACCCCAGCAGCAGAGCGGAGCCAGCGGCAGTCGCCAGAACAACTGGAAGGCCTAA
- the simj gene encoding transcription factor dcp-66 isoform X1, with product MAKMEVDDVVDLSLSSGRDPALTITPAPTPSPAALSNRDLRALTANNAGLTITPAPSGAPTNNGTTSNNSNSTTSSSTTTTNNNNNSSSNSSSSNTNSNNASESAPGGGGGGSGGGSASGGGDENKVQRRVLRPRTEPKSYAEAPDIVLLPARTNGRQQNGNIDSETDDEEMPPYVPIKELSHAELKEREKSLRKLRQDLRNEETKLMLLKKLKQSQQVMKENLVVTPTSVSPNNPLAAIPAALTSKGSLSVTPTSAVPLPAHTKGSRSSLGSGGAAVSISATNSRTGSSSSTAAAASAIAAAAAALSGQQRGSNSILQPPPRNSLPAGATLAAGTTITPATSASHRSSALPPRTNLPNLTITPSVTITPTSAPPSSLKARNPNLSDNSKVPGTISNSVSITPAPPLSQTHQNHLNDLKNDRSTPREDAQTPAQRQAAAKMALRKQLEKTLLQIPPPKPPPPEMHFIPNPSNTDFVYLLGLETVVDYLTVNKKANNVAAPFRCAQCKIDFTPVWKWEKQTNKDPKVICEQCVTSNVKKALKAEHTNRLKQAFVKALQQEQEIEQRLASQSSPSPVDNHGSSNNSLSVSAVTSNNSSSSSSAHLQREREQLQASHASAAAALVNLPPSVTVIPTKCQTPTPAPPRPTPPPPQSQPTPPPSSTPRSSRAAATAAAAAIAAQQAGILSPGPTAAHHHEAATSSRSSRNDRHDHHHQSQQQQQRDQREREQQRDQQAQQQQQQAQSYDKYSAATLAAAAHLSALGGMGGLNLNSLASLGNLGNLGNLSQLGNLAALGGLGNFGGGSSASNNPAAALGNSSPAATAAAMQAFQQQLFRALGQGLGANPQHMMQFAPLLYSYQVAMAQAAQVAAFNNNNKKSSSSSGSGKNSSSANSMAEVQRAAELQRQYLLEMIPPQQQSGASGSRQNNWKA from the exons atggccaaaatggaGGTCGACGACGTGGTCGACTTGAGCCTGAGCTCGGGCCGTGACCCGGCGTTGACCATAACGCCGGCACCGACTCCCTCACCGGCGGCGCTCAGCAATCGGGACTTGCGAGCCTTAACGGCCAACAATGCCGGTTTAACCATAACACCGGCACCCTCGGGTGCTCCCACAAATAATGGAACCACTAGCAACAATAGTAATAGTACCACCAGCAgtagcaccaccaccaccaacaacaacaacaacagctccAGCAATTCATCCAGCAGCAATACAAATAGCAACAATGCCAGTGAAAGTGCACCAGGagggggaggaggaggatctGGTGGTGGTAGTGCCAGTGGTGGCGGGGATGAGAACAAGGTGCAGAGGCGAGTCCTGAGGCCCAGAACCGAACCCAAGTCCTATGCCGAGGCACCGGATATTGTCCTGCTGCCGGCGAGAACCAATGGACGGCAGCAGAACGGGAACATTGACTCGGAGACAGATGACGAGGAGATGCCGCCGTATGTGCCCATCAAGGAGCTGAGCCACGCGGAGCTGAAGGAGCGGGAGAAGAGCCTGCGCAAGTTGCGGCAGGATCTGCGCAACGAGGAGACCAAGCTGATGCTGCTGAAGAAGCTCAAGCAGTCGCAGCAGGTGATGAAGGAGAATCTGGTGGTCACACCGACCAGTGTCTCGCCCAACAACCCGCTGGCCGCCATACCCGCCGCCCTCACCTCCAAGGGTTCGCTCAGTGTGACGCCGACGTCGGCGGTGCCACTGCCGGCCCACACCAAGGGCAGTCGAAGTAGCCTCGGTAGTGGAGGAGCTGCTGTGAGCATCAG CGCCACCAATAGTCGAACGGGCAGCTCGAGCTCCACGGCGGCAGCTGCCTCGGCCATTGCTGCGGCAGCGGCGGCTTTGAGCGGCCAGCAACGTGGCAGCAACTCCATCCTGCAGCCACCGCCGCGCAACTCGCTGCCAGCGGGTGCCACATTGGCTGCCGGCACTACCATTACGCCCGCCACCTCTGCCTCGCATCGGTCGAGCGCTTTGCCGCCACGGACCAACCTGCCGAATCTCACCATCACACCGTCGGTGACCATCACGCCCACCTCGGCGCCGCCCTCCAGTCTGAAAGCACGCAAT CCTAATCTTTCGGATAATTCAAAGGTACCTGGGACCATTAGCAATTCCGTATCCATCACACCGGCCCCGCCACTGTCCCAAACGCATCAGAATCATCTAAACGATCTTAAG AATGATCGATCCACGCCAAGAGAAGATGCCCAGACACCTGCCCAGAGACAGGCGGCAGCTAAGATGGCACTCCGCAAGCAGCTGGAAAAGACGCTACTCCAG ATCCCCCCACCAAAGCCACCACCGCCAGAGATGCACTTTATACCCAATCCCAGCAACACGGACTTTGTCTACTTGTTGGGTCTGGAGACCGTGGTGGACTATCTGACGGTCAACAAAAAGGCCAACAATGTGGCGGCTCCATTTAGATGTGCCCAGTGCAAGATTGACTTTACACCAGTTTGGAAATGGGAGAAGCAGA CCAACAAGGATCCCAAGGTGATCTGCGAGCAGTGCGTCACCTCGAATGTGAAGAAGGCTTTGAAGGCGGAGCACACCAATCGACTGAAACAGGCGTTTGTGAAGGCCctgcagcaggagcaggagatTGAGCAGCGACTGGCCAGCCAGAGTAGTCCTTCGCCAGTGGATAACCATGGTTCGAGCAACAACTCGCTATCGGTATCCGCTGTGACCAGCAACAActcctcgtcgtcgtcatcgGCGCACTTGCAACGGGAACGGGAACAGCTGCAGGCTAGCCACGCTTCGGCGGCGGCCGCTCTGGTCAACCTGCCGCCTTCGGTGACGGTGATACCCACCAAATGCCAGACGCCAACGCCAGCCCCGCCGCGTCCCACACCACCGCCGCCCCAAAGTCAGCCCACACCGCCGCCATCGAGTACGCCGCGATCGTCACGGGCGGCggccactgctgctgctgccgctatTGCCGCCCAGCAGGCGGGCATCTTGAGTCCTGGACCGACAGCGGCGCATCATCACGAAGCTGCCACATCGTCGAGATCCTCCCGCAACGATCGTCACGATCATCATCACCaatcccagcagcagcagcagcgggaTCAGCGGGAACGGGAGCAGCAACGTGACCAGCAggcgcaacagcagcagcaacaggccCAGAGCTATGACAAGTACTCGGCGGCCACGCTGGCGGCGGCTGCTCATCTGAGTGCCCTGGGCGGCATGGGTGGCCTGAACCTCAATAGCCTGGCCAGTCTGGGCAATCTCGGTAATCTGGGCAACCTCAGCCAGCTGGGTAATCTGGCTGCCCTCGGCGGTTTGGGTAACTTTGGTGGGGGGTCGTCGGCTTCCAATAATCCTGCAGCGGCATTGGGCAACTCCTCGCCAGCTGCCACGGCGGCGGCTATGCAGGCCTTCCAGCAACAGCTCTTCCGAG CACTAGGACAAGGTCTGGGAGCCAATCCCCAGCACATGATGCAGTTTGCCCCACTTTTGTACTCGTATCAGGTGGCCATGGCGCAGGCGGCACAAGTGGCAG CCtttaataacaacaacaagaagagcAGTTCATCCTCGGGATCGGGCAAGAACTCGAGCAGCGCCAACAGCATGGCGGAAGTGCAACGTGCGGCGGAGCTGCAGCGCCAGTATTTGCTGGAAATGATACCACCCCAGCAGCAGAGCGGAGCCAGCGGCAGTCGCCAGAACAACTGGAAGGCCTAA
- the LOC108119150 gene encoding uncharacterized protein, translating into MRSLQYLLLVLLIAIGLVASAPPRHKRQIDLTLSAEHDDKDDETELALEAIAGLWSSPDSRTKIDGSAKVVHRSHGGIQSGSDQDWRIGLRVVFE; encoded by the exons ATGCGTTCGCTCCAGTACCTTCTGCTAGTGCTCCTGATAGCCATCGGTCTAGTGGCATCCGCTCCTCCACGACACAAGCGTCAAATCGATCTGACACTCTCGGCGGAGCACGACGATAAGGACGACGAGACGGAATTGGCACTGGAGGCTATTGCCGGACTGTGGAGCAGTCCGGACAGTAGGACCAAGATCGATGGCTCGGCTAAGGTTGTTCATCGCAGCCATGGCGGCATCCAATCGG GTTCGGATCAGGACTGGCGCATCGGGCTGCGTGTCGTCTTCGAATGA